The following are encoded together in the Coffea arabica cultivar ET-39 chromosome 1c, Coffea Arabica ET-39 HiFi, whole genome shotgun sequence genome:
- the LOC113739572 gene encoding RCC1 domain-containing protein RUG3, mitochondrial-like, whose protein sequence is MAISLRYLRTQHQTLGRHYFHFNYSTKNPTNKAVPLLWDYRESGSTAQEAVTVQLHSWGRGASGQLGGGIEEIRIYPAAVASLLLPPSFTLSSPIPGRLSVSESSAENENEVVKVGISCGLFHSALLVNGQLWIWGKGDGGRLGLGHEEPVFVPTLNSHLGSNLVKCVALGGVHSVVLNSLGQVFTWGYGGFGALGHSVYHRELLPRLVEGPWTEEIYHIATSGTHTAAITKSGELYIWGRDEGDGRLGLGPGRGPNEAGGLSIPSKVRALPMPVAAVSCGGFFTMALSKEGRLWNWGANSNYELGRGDKLGGWKPQPVPSLKDVRIVQIASGGYHSIALTDKGEVFTWGHGGHGQLGHSNIQNHKVPLRVEALANEKVTYVACGGSSSAAITDEGKLYMWGNAKDCQLGIPGLPEVQPSPVEVKFLTEDDGSTIDKVLSIAIGASHVMCLVTRSNS, encoded by the exons ATGGCTATTAGCCTTCGGTACTTGCGAACTCaacatcaaacacttggtaggcATTACTTTCATTTCAACTATTCCACCAAAAATCCCACAAATAAAGCCGTCCCCCTGCTCTGGGACTACAGGGAATCCGGTTCCACGGCTCAGGAAGCAGTCACAGTCCAATTACATTCATGGGGTCGCGGCGCCTCCGGCCAACTCGGTGGCGGAATTGAAGAAATACGAATATATCCAGCTGCAGTTGCGTCCCTTTTGCTGCCACCTTCATTTACTCTGTCTTCCCCCATCCCAGGTCGCCTTTCGGTGTCGGAATCATCAGCTGAGAATGAGAATGAGGTTGTTAAAGTAGGTATTTCTTGTGGGCTTTTTCATTCGGCATTGCTGGTTAATGGGCAGCTGTGGATATGGGGCAAAGGTGATGGTGGCCGCCTTGGCCTTGGCCACGAGGAACCCGTATTTGTTCCTACTTTGAACAGTCATTTGGGGTCCAATTTGGTTAAATGTGTTGCTCTCGGTGGCGTGCATTCGGTTGTTCTCAATTCTCTTGGGCAAGTTTTTACTTG GGGCTATGGTGGCTTTGGTGCTCTTGGACATTCTGTTTATCACAGGGAGCTGCTCCCTAGGTTAGTTGAAGGTCCTTGGACTGAAGAAATATATCATATTGCAACAAGCGGGACACATACAGCTGCTATAACAAAATCAG GTGAGCTGTATATCTGGGGTCGAGATGAGGGGGATGGTCGACTGGGCCTTGGCCCTGGTCGTGGTCCGAATGAAGCAGGTGGCCTAAGTATACCCTCTAAAGTAAGAGCACTTCCCATGCCTGTAGCTGCTGTTTCATGTGGTGGTTTTTTCACGATGGCATTGTCAAAGGAGGGCCGACTTTGGAACTGGGGAG CAAATTCGAATTATGAGCTTGGACGAGGTGATAAGCTTGGTGGTTGGAAACCGCAACCGGTTCCTAGTCTCAAAGATGTTCGTATAGTCCAGATAGCAAGTGGTGGATATCATTCCATTGCTTTGACTG ATAAAGGAGAAGTATTTACATGGGGTCATGGTGGGCATGGTCAGTTGGGTCATTCTAATATTCAAAACCACAAAGTTCCTTTGCGCGTTGAGGCGTTAGCTAATGAGAAGGTGACCTATGTTGCTTGTGGGGGCTCATCATCAGCAGCTATAACTG ATGAAGGCAAGTTGTACATGTGGGGAAATGCCAAGGATTGTCAACTAGGGATTCCTGGACTTCCAGAGGTGCAACCGTCTCCTGTTGAAGTTAAGTTTCTCACCGAGGATGATGGATCAACGATTGACAAGGTACTTTCTATTGCGATTGGTGCTTCGCATGTCATGTGTCTGGTTACAAGGTCAAATAGCTGA